A section of the Pseudomonas tritici genome encodes:
- the mgtA gene encoding magnesium-translocating P-type ATPase, with product MSAVKNTPLHKKNRTDADTKLSMRAAREAHNGLSATLANVRATRDGLTELDASARLQREGHNEVAHDKPPHAIVQFLQALNNPFIYVLLTLAGISFFTDCWLPMQDGEEADPTKVIIIMTMVLLSSLLRFWQEHRSAKSAEALKAMVRTTATVLRREQVGTQPTLREVPMRELVAGDIVQLSAGDMIPADIRLIESRDLFISQAVLTGEALPVEKYDTLGDVTQKSAGPVAADQANLLDLPNICFMGTNVVSGRATAVVVATGPRTYFGSLAKAIVGSRVQTAFDRGVNSVSWLLIRFMLVMVPIVFFLNGFSKGDWGDAFLFALAVAVGLTPEMLPMIVSANLAKGATAMAKRKVVVKRLNAIQNFGSMDVLCTDKTGTLTQDKIILEHHVNASGQRDDAVLSLAWLNSYHQSGMKNLMDQAVVQFSEQNPKFQAPFAYSKVDELPFDFVRRRLSIVVKDAADDQLLVCKGAVEEMLGISTHVMEAGKAVPLDERRREELLALANDYNEDGFRVLVVATRHIPKSLARQQYTTADERNLVIQGFLTFLDPPKETAGPAIAALQQIGVAVKVLTGDNAVVTSKICRQVGLDPGQPLLGTDIEAMDDATLQRRVEERTVFAKLTPLQKSRVLKALQANGHTVGFLGDGINDAPALRDADVGISVDSGTDIAKESADIILLEKSLMVLEEGVLKGRETFGNIMKYLNMTASSNFGNVFSVLVASAFIPFLPMLSIHLLLQNLMYDISQLALPWDKMDKEYLAKPRKWDAKNIGRFMLWIGPTSSIFDITTFALMWYVFAANSVEMQTLFQSGWFIEGLLSQTLVVHMLRTRKIPFFQSTAAWPVLMMTGVVIALGIYVPFSPLGTLVGLQPLPLAYFPWLVGTLLSYCCVAQLMKTIYIRRFKQWY from the coding sequence ATGAGCGCCGTAAAAAACACGCCTCTGCACAAGAAAAATCGCACTGACGCCGACACTAAATTGTCAATGCGAGCCGCCCGCGAAGCGCACAACGGCCTGTCGGCCACCCTGGCGAACGTGCGTGCCACCCGGGACGGCCTGACCGAATTGGACGCCTCTGCCCGGCTGCAACGGGAAGGCCACAACGAAGTCGCCCATGACAAGCCGCCTCACGCCATCGTGCAGTTCCTGCAGGCACTGAACAACCCGTTTATCTACGTACTGCTGACCCTGGCCGGCATCAGCTTCTTCACTGATTGCTGGCTGCCGATGCAGGACGGCGAAGAGGCCGACCCGACCAAAGTCATCATCATCATGACCATGGTGTTGCTCAGCAGCCTGCTGCGGTTCTGGCAGGAACACCGCTCGGCGAAATCCGCCGAAGCCTTGAAAGCCATGGTTCGCACCACCGCCACCGTGCTGCGCCGTGAGCAAGTAGGCACCCAACCCACCCTGCGCGAAGTGCCGATGCGCGAGCTGGTGGCCGGCGATATCGTACAACTCTCAGCCGGCGACATGATCCCGGCCGATATCCGCCTGATCGAATCCCGCGACCTGTTTATCAGCCAGGCAGTGCTGACCGGCGAAGCCTTGCCAGTGGAGAAGTACGACACCCTCGGCGACGTTACGCAAAAATCCGCCGGGCCAGTGGCTGCCGACCAGGCCAACCTGCTGGACCTGCCCAACATCTGCTTCATGGGCACCAACGTGGTCAGCGGCCGTGCCACGGCCGTGGTGGTCGCCACCGGACCACGCACCTACTTTGGCTCCCTGGCCAAGGCAATTGTGGGGTCGCGGGTGCAAACCGCCTTCGACCGTGGGGTGAACAGCGTCAGTTGGTTGCTGATCCGCTTCATGCTGGTGATGGTGCCGATCGTGTTCTTCCTCAATGGCTTCTCCAAGGGTGACTGGGGCGATGCCTTCCTGTTTGCCCTCGCAGTTGCCGTAGGCCTTACGCCGGAAATGCTGCCGATGATCGTCAGCGCCAACCTGGCCAAGGGCGCCACCGCCATGGCCAAGCGCAAAGTGGTGGTCAAGCGCCTCAACGCGATCCAGAACTTTGGCTCCATGGACGTGCTGTGCACCGACAAGACCGGCACGCTGACCCAGGACAAGATCATCCTCGAGCATCACGTCAACGCCTCTGGCCAGCGTGATGACGCGGTGCTGTCCCTGGCCTGGCTGAACAGCTACCACCAAAGCGGCATGAAGAACCTGATGGACCAGGCCGTGGTGCAATTCTCGGAGCAGAATCCGAAGTTCCAGGCGCCATTTGCCTACAGCAAGGTCGATGAATTGCCGTTCGACTTTGTCCGCCGTCGCCTGTCGATCGTGGTCAAGGATGCGGCCGACGATCAACTGCTGGTGTGCAAGGGCGCCGTGGAAGAGATGCTGGGTATTTCCACTCACGTGATGGAGGCAGGCAAAGCCGTACCGCTGGATGAGCGCCGCCGTGAAGAATTGCTGGCGCTTGCCAATGACTATAACGAAGACGGATTCCGTGTGCTGGTGGTGGCCACCCGTCACATCCCGAAATCGTTGGCGCGCCAGCAGTACACCACCGCCGATGAGCGCAACCTGGTGATCCAGGGCTTCCTGACCTTTCTCGATCCACCTAAGGAAACTGCCGGCCCGGCGATTGCGGCGCTGCAACAGATTGGCGTGGCGGTCAAAGTGCTGACCGGCGACAACGCCGTGGTCACCAGCAAGATCTGCCGTCAGGTCGGCCTCGATCCAGGCCAGCCGCTGCTCGGTACCGACATCGAAGCGATGGACGATGCCACCCTGCAACGTCGCGTGGAAGAACGCACGGTGTTCGCGAAACTGACACCGCTACAAAAATCCCGGGTACTCAAGGCGCTGCAAGCCAACGGCCACACCGTGGGCTTCCTCGGTGACGGGATCAATGACGCACCGGCACTGCGCGATGCCGACGTGGGGATCTCGGTGGACAGCGGGACGGACATTGCCAAAGAGTCGGCCGACATCATCCTGCTGGAAAAGAGCCTGATGGTACTGGAGGAAGGTGTGCTCAAGGGCCGCGAAACCTTCGGCAACATCATGAAGTACCTGAACATGACCGCCAGCTCCAACTTCGGCAACGTGTTCTCGGTGTTGGTGGCCAGTGCGTTCATCCCCTTCCTGCCGATGCTGTCGATCCACCTGCTGCTGCAAAACCTGATGTACGACATCTCCCAGCTGGCCCTGCCGTGGGACAAGATGGACAAGGAATACCTGGCCAAGCCGCGCAAGTGGGATGCGAAAAACATCGGTCGCTTCATGCTCTGGATCGGGCCGACCTCGTCGATCTTTGACATCACCACCTTTGCGCTGATGTGGTACGTGTTCGCCGCCAACAGCGTGGAAATGCAGACCCTGTTCCAGTCCGGCTGGTTTATCGAGGGCCTGCTTTCGCAAACCCTGGTGGTGCACATGCTGCGCACTCGCAAGATCCCGTTTTTCCAGAGCACCGCTGCCTGGCCGGTGTTGATGATGACCGGTGTGGTGATCGCGCTGGGGATCTACGTACCGTTCTCGCCGCTGGGCACGCTGGTAGGCCTGCAACCGCTGCCGCTGGCGTACTTCCCATGGCTGGTCGGCACCCTGCTCAGCTACTGCTGCGTAGCCCAACTGATGAAGACGATCTACATCCGCCGCTTCAAGCAGTGGTACTGA
- a CDS encoding DUF2493 domain-containing protein has protein sequence MRVLICAGRHYADTRLSRQVLDAYHRLRPVQVLIHGGNQFLGSEIEEWARELGIDVVRYPPNWQRHGKQAERQRNHFMLTDSRPDVVIALPGGDDTSELVCQAKASGISVLTVES, from the coding sequence ATGCGCGTCTTGATCTGTGCAGGTCGTCATTACGCCGACACCCGACTGTCCCGCCAAGTGCTGGACGCCTACCACCGCCTGCGCCCGGTGCAGGTACTGATCCACGGCGGCAACCAATTCCTCGGCAGCGAGATTGAGGAGTGGGCGCGGGAACTGGGCATTGACGTGGTGCGCTACCCGCCCAACTGGCAACGCCACGGCAAGCAGGCGGAACGCCAGCGCAACCATTTCATGCTGACCGACAGCCGCCCTGACGTGGTCATCGCCCTGCCGGGTGGTGACGACACGTCCGAGCTGGTCTGCCAGGCCAAAGCCAGTGGCATTTCGGTGCTGACCGTAGAAAGCTGA
- a CDS encoding tellurite resistance TerB family protein yields MNTSDLLEQLLRAGQGGSTSSGGGLGGLLGGLLKGTRTGNASAGGGLGGLLGGLGGMLGGAAGARPAQGRAGGMNYAALASLGMAAFQAYQAWQRQQGSAPQQAIQTVDQLDGPAAEAHSHAVLRALIAAAKADGHIDEKEQQLISSELGRHTDDPQLQAWLDAEVAKPLDAADFAEFASDPAVAAEVYLASVMLVDDQQDAERNYLDDLAGQLQIDPQLQLHLEQQAKA; encoded by the coding sequence ATGAACACCAGCGACTTACTGGAACAACTGCTGCGCGCCGGGCAAGGGGGCAGTACCTCCTCGGGCGGCGGTTTGGGCGGACTGCTCGGCGGCTTATTGAAAGGCACCCGCACCGGCAATGCCTCGGCCGGTGGTGGCTTGGGTGGGTTGTTGGGTGGGCTTGGCGGCATGTTGGGCGGTGCCGCTGGCGCTCGTCCTGCCCAGGGACGTGCTGGCGGGATGAACTACGCGGCGCTGGCTTCCTTGGGCATGGCGGCGTTCCAGGCCTACCAAGCCTGGCAACGCCAGCAAGGCAGTGCTCCGCAGCAAGCCATCCAGACGGTCGACCAGCTTGACGGCCCCGCAGCCGAAGCCCACAGCCATGCTGTTTTGCGTGCGTTGATCGCCGCCGCGAAAGCTGATGGCCATATCGATGAAAAAGAGCAGCAACTGATTTCCAGTGAACTGGGCCGGCATACCGACGATCCGCAACTGCAAGCGTGGCTCGACGCTGAAGTCGCCAAGCCCCTGGATGCTGCGGATTTCGCCGAGTTCGCCAGCGACCCGGCAGTGGCGGCGGAGGTTTACCTGGCCAGTGTGATGCTGGTGGACGATCAGCAGGACGCCGAACGCAATTATCTGGACGACTTGGCAGGTCAACTGCAAATCGACCCGCAATTGCAGCTGCACTTGGAGCAACAGGCCAAGGCCTGA
- a CDS encoding DinB family protein: protein MNRIEHVVLMARYNQWMNRKLYEAAGTLSDAELLMDRKAFFGSILGTLNHLVLGDTVWLKRFALHPAGYAALAPLNAVATPVDLTQLAFANVRELAAHRAWLDQLILDWAHTVQAPDLDQRLHYRNMRGVAADKNCFSLLVHFFNHQTHHRGQATTLLSQAGLDVGTTDLLALID from the coding sequence GTGAACCGGATTGAGCATGTCGTGCTGATGGCCCGCTACAACCAGTGGATGAACCGCAAACTCTACGAAGCGGCCGGCACGCTGTCGGACGCGGAGTTGCTTATGGACCGCAAGGCGTTTTTCGGCTCGATTCTCGGTACGTTGAACCACCTGGTATTAGGCGACACCGTCTGGCTCAAGCGCTTTGCCTTGCATCCTGCTGGCTATGCGGCACTGGCTCCGCTGAACGCGGTCGCCACACCTGTTGATTTGACGCAGCTGGCCTTTGCCAACGTCCGTGAACTCGCCGCCCATCGAGCCTGGCTGGATCAACTCATCCTCGACTGGGCGCACACCGTACAGGCGCCCGACCTGGATCAGCGCCTGCATTACCGCAACATGCGCGGTGTGGCCGCCGATAAAAACTGCTTCAGCTTGCTGGTGCACTTTTTCAATCACCAGACCCACCACCGGGGCCAGGCAACCACCTTGCTGAGCCAGGCGGGGCTGGACGTGGGCACTACGGATTTGCTGGCGTTGATCGACTGA
- a CDS encoding NIPSNAP family protein, which translates to MITCHLKYQIDPYQIPAFENYSRLWIRIVNRMGGTHHGYFLPAEGANNVAYCLFSFPSLADYERYREESKTDPECVSTFALAADKRFIVSTERSFMRPVLD; encoded by the coding sequence GTGATCACCTGCCATCTGAAGTATCAGATTGACCCCTATCAAATCCCGGCCTTTGAAAACTACTCAAGACTGTGGATTCGCATAGTCAATCGCATGGGGGGCACACATCATGGTTATTTCCTCCCCGCTGAAGGCGCAAACAACGTCGCTTACTGCCTTTTCAGCTTTCCGAGCCTTGCGGATTACGAGCGCTATCGCGAGGAGTCCAAAACTGACCCCGAATGCGTTAGTACTTTCGCGCTGGCAGCGGATAAGAGATTTATCGTCAGTACGGAGAGAAGCTTCATGCGGCCAGTACTTGACTGA
- a CDS encoding tetratricopeptide repeat protein: MQKLKIALIICLCLAVLGCDKIQDALKTNEHKNEIKNKFAQSQELQDLGNNTAAIANFKKIEADPAATNQQKASALRYISLSYYEAGDYQSSGEYAAKAAAYYPVNSYFYLVNMADADLMQGRVPSARDRLEQAVKIDPHQLSANNVLGLLYMGDNGKQYTDFKKALEFNQAAFDIAPGRVTQIVLVRNLIKLEQYSKAKINLDELKLKYPNDARLRSLQSELDTAKTVSKNHQ; this comes from the coding sequence ATGCAAAAATTGAAAATAGCGCTCATTATTTGTTTGTGCTTAGCTGTATTGGGCTGCGATAAAATCCAAGACGCACTAAAAACCAACGAACATAAAAACGAAATAAAAAACAAGTTTGCGCAAAGCCAAGAACTTCAAGATCTAGGAAATAACACTGCAGCCATTGCAAACTTTAAGAAAATTGAGGCAGACCCAGCAGCCACCAATCAACAAAAGGCTTCAGCCCTACGGTATATATCCCTTAGCTACTATGAGGCCGGTGACTACCAGAGTTCGGGAGAATATGCGGCAAAAGCAGCGGCTTATTACCCAGTTAACTCTTATTTCTATCTCGTCAACATGGCGGATGCAGATCTGATGCAAGGCAGAGTCCCCTCGGCCCGAGATCGCCTCGAACAGGCGGTCAAAATCGACCCGCACCAGCTTTCGGCAAACAACGTACTTGGCCTTTTGTATATGGGCGACAACGGTAAACAGTACACCGACTTCAAAAAAGCCCTAGAATTTAATCAAGCGGCTTTTGATATTGCCCCGGGGCGAGTAACTCAAATAGTTTTGGTGCGAAACCTAATAAAGCTCGAACAATACTCAAAGGCAAAAATAAACTTGGACGAGCTAAAACTAAAATATCCAAATGATGCTCGTCTTCGGTCCTTACAAAGCGAGCTAGATACAGCGAAAACTGTATCAAAAAATCATCAGTAA
- a CDS encoding imm11 family protein, producing MKYYWLRQDMMMADKWTLGDVRHVNNWHFREPPVNFMEPGTYTLDVRFEGAEVDYSLAGYASVPVLSSKACQALSGLPEVDEPYCNVVFEPVLIANKEVRGTYFLMIIETQIDCVDEQRSNFKKFEPNDPVRPDLAGEYRAFTRLVIDPGKIGDQHIFRVKKYSGAIVVSEEVKHRLETVGAVGMLFESVSGDDIGGNA from the coding sequence GTGAAGTATTACTGGCTCAGGCAGGACATGATGATGGCGGACAAATGGACGCTTGGCGACGTACGGCACGTCAATAACTGGCACTTCAGAGAGCCGCCCGTCAATTTCATGGAGCCAGGGACTTACACGTTGGATGTGCGTTTTGAAGGCGCTGAGGTGGACTATTCACTGGCGGGTTATGCCAGTGTGCCGGTGTTGAGTTCAAAGGCCTGTCAGGCGCTGTCTGGGTTGCCGGAAGTGGACGAGCCTTATTGCAATGTCGTATTCGAGCCTGTGCTGATTGCTAATAAAGAAGTCCGGGGTACCTACTTTCTTATGATCATTGAGACACAAATAGACTGTGTCGATGAGCAAAGATCTAACTTCAAGAAGTTCGAACCCAATGACCCTGTCAGACCCGATCTGGCGGGTGAGTATCGAGCATTCACCCGGCTTGTGATTGACCCTGGAAAAATCGGCGATCAGCACATTTTCAGAGTGAAAAAATATTCGGGCGCGATAGTCGTCAGTGAAGAGGTCAAGCACCGGCTGGAGACGGTCGGTGCCGTGGGGATGCTCTTTGAGTCCGTGTCGGGTGACGACATAGGTGGGAATGCCTGA
- a CDS encoding cysteine hydrolase: protein MNPHATALVLIEFQNDFTTPGGVFHDAVKDVMHQSDMLANTATTVQQARKLGVKIIHLPIQFAEGYPELTTRDYGILKGVADGSAFRTGSWGAEITDAVTREPGDILVEGKRGLDGFATTGLDLVLRNNGIQNLVVAGFLTNCCVEGTVRSGYEKGYNVVTLTDCTATFTDEQQKAAENFTLPMFSKALRHTAFLGALSAK from the coding sequence ATGAATCCACACGCCACCGCCCTTGTCTTGATCGAATTCCAGAACGATTTCACCACCCCCGGTGGCGTGTTCCATGACGCAGTCAAAGATGTGATGCACCAGTCAGACATGCTGGCCAACACCGCAACCACCGTGCAGCAAGCGCGCAAGCTGGGCGTGAAGATCATCCACCTGCCGATTCAATTCGCCGAGGGCTATCCAGAGCTGACAACACGCGATTACGGGATTCTCAAGGGGGTAGCCGACGGCAGCGCCTTTCGCACCGGCAGTTGGGGTGCCGAGATCACCGACGCCGTGACGCGTGAGCCCGGCGATATTCTCGTGGAAGGCAAGCGCGGGCTGGATGGCTTTGCCACCACTGGCCTGGACCTTGTGTTGCGCAACAATGGCATCCAGAACCTGGTGGTGGCGGGGTTTCTAACCAATTGCTGCGTCGAAGGCACGGTTCGGTCAGGCTATGAGAAGGGTTACAACGTAGTGACCTTGACCGACTGCACGGCGACGTTCACCGATGAGCAACAAAAGGCCGCTGAAAACTTCACGTTGCCGATGTTTTCGAAGGCATTGCGGCATACCGCGTTTCTCGGGGCGTTGAGCGCCAAATAA
- the pstB gene encoding phosphate ABC transporter ATP-binding protein PstB — translation MDCKLDKIFYGNFMAVRDSHVPIEKNKITGFIGPSGCGKSTVLRSLNRMNDLVKGFRFEGHVHFLGQDVYGKGVDPVVVRRYIGMVFQQPNPFSMSIFDNVAFGLRLNRYKGDLGDRVKHALQGAALWDEVKDKLKVSGLSLSGGQQQRLCIARAIATEPEVLLLDEPCSALDPIATRRVEELMVELKKDYTIALVTHNMQQAIRVADTTAFFSVDISQGTRTGYLVEMGPTAQIFENPREQMTGDYISGKFS, via the coding sequence ATGGACTGCAAGCTGGACAAGATTTTCTACGGCAACTTCATGGCGGTGCGTGATAGCCATGTGCCGATCGAGAAAAACAAGATCACCGGCTTTATCGGCCCGTCCGGGTGTGGCAAATCAACCGTGCTGCGTAGCCTCAACCGCATGAACGACCTGGTTAAGGGCTTCCGCTTCGAAGGCCACGTGCATTTCCTGGGCCAGGACGTGTATGGCAAGGGCGTTGACCCGGTGGTGGTGCGCCGCTACATCGGCATGGTGTTCCAACAGCCGAACCCGTTCTCGATGAGCATTTTCGACAATGTGGCCTTTGGCCTGCGCCTCAACCGCTACAAAGGCGACCTCGGCGACCGCGTCAAGCACGCGCTGCAAGGCGCTGCCTTGTGGGACGAGGTCAAGGACAAGCTCAAGGTCAGCGGCCTGTCGCTTTCGGGCGGCCAGCAGCAGCGCCTGTGTATCGCCCGCGCCATCGCCACCGAGCCAGAAGTATTGTTGCTGGATGAGCCGTGCTCGGCGCTTGACCCGATTGCCACTCGCCGGGTCGAGGAGCTGATGGTTGAGTTGAAGAAGGATTACACCATCGCCCTGGTGACGCACAACATGCAGCAGGCGATTCGTGTGGCAGATACCACCGCGTTTTTCTCGGTGGACATCTCCCAGGGCACCCGCACCGGCTATCTGGTGGAAATGGGCCCCACCGCGCAGATTTTCGAAAACCCGCGCGAACAAATGACCGGGGACTACATCAGCGGCAAGTTCAGCTGA
- the pstA gene encoding phosphate ABC transporter permease PstA, with product MTDLSSPLTTAMPSLQRRFEGRALRSLILTSLVWFGALLAAVPLISVLYMLITRGGARLSLEVFTELPPTGFETGGGFGNAMAGTFVMVGIAAAIAVPVGIMAAIFLAELGPDSKLANASRFAAKMLTGLPSILAGVFAYALVVMTTGTYSAPAGGVALAVLMLPIVVLTAEESMRMVPKIMKDAAYGMGCTRSQVIWKIVLPTGMPAILTGVMLAVARAAGETAPLLFTALFSNYWIYHDGNLAVMNPTASLAVLIYNFSGMPFDNQLELAWAASLVLVMIVLVVNIVSRIFGKPKY from the coding sequence ATGACTGACCTCTCGTCTCCACTCACCACCGCGATGCCGAGCCTGCAACGTCGGTTCGAAGGCCGTGCCCTGCGCAGCCTGATCTTGACCAGCCTGGTGTGGTTTGGTGCGCTGCTGGCCGCCGTGCCGCTGATTTCGGTGCTCTACATGCTGATCACCCGTGGTGGTGCTCGCCTGAGCCTGGAAGTGTTCACCGAGCTGCCACCGACTGGGTTCGAGACCGGCGGTGGCTTCGGCAACGCGATGGCAGGTACGTTCGTCATGGTCGGTATCGCTGCCGCCATCGCGGTGCCCGTCGGCATCATGGCGGCGATTTTCCTGGCGGAACTGGGCCCCGACAGCAAGCTGGCGAACGCCTCGCGCTTTGCCGCAAAAATGCTCACCGGCTTGCCGTCGATCCTGGCGGGTGTGTTTGCCTACGCGCTGGTGGTGATGACCACCGGGACTTATTCGGCACCGGCAGGTGGCGTTGCGCTGGCCGTGCTGATGCTGCCTATCGTGGTACTGACGGCTGAAGAGTCGATGAGGATGGTGCCCAAGATCATGAAGGATGCCGCCTACGGTATGGGCTGCACCCGTTCGCAGGTGATCTGGAAAATCGTCTTGCCCACCGGCATGCCAGCGATCCTCACCGGCGTCATGCTCGCCGTGGCCCGCGCCGCCGGCGAAACCGCGCCGCTGTTGTTCACTGCGCTGTTCAGCAACTACTGGATCTACCACGACGGCAACCTGGCGGTGATGAACCCTACGGCCTCCCTTGCCGTGCTGATCTACAACTTCTCCGGCATGCCCTTCGACAACCAGCTCGAGCTCGCATGGGCGGCCTCGTTGGTGCTGGTGATGATCGTGCTGGTCGTGAATATCGTGAGCCGTATTTTCGGCAAGCCCAAGTATTAA
- the pstC gene encoding phosphate ABC transporter permease subunit PstC, with protein sequence MNSPFVVPVNPDSACQPPSTKDFLVDRTFRALARIGVVLVLALVFALVFEVGRKALPGMEKHGFDVLFGSVWDVNQGKYGILPAIWGTLYSAFIALLIAGFFGVSMAIFLTQDFLPAKLAAVFRTIVELLAAIPSVVYGLWGIYVVIPAIRPLTAWLNTELGWIPFFGTSLSGPGLLPAALVLAIMILPTIAAVSQDALTGVPMKTKQAAYGMGTTHWEAILKVMVPSAATGIFGSLVLGLGRALGETMALAMLVGNANNISLSLFAPANTLAALLALNFPEAGPNEIEVLMYAALVLMFITLLVNIIGSMIMVYAQRGTK encoded by the coding sequence ATGAACTCACCTTTTGTCGTACCGGTTAACCCGGACTCTGCGTGCCAGCCACCTTCTACGAAGGACTTCCTGGTTGACCGCACCTTCCGTGCACTTGCACGCATAGGCGTAGTGCTGGTGCTGGCGCTGGTTTTCGCGCTGGTCTTCGAAGTAGGGCGCAAGGCACTTCCCGGCATGGAAAAGCACGGCTTTGATGTGCTGTTCGGCAGTGTCTGGGACGTAAACCAAGGTAAATACGGCATTCTGCCAGCTATTTGGGGCACGCTTTACAGTGCCTTCATCGCGTTGCTGATCGCAGGGTTTTTCGGCGTCAGCATGGCGATTTTCCTGACCCAGGATTTTTTACCGGCCAAGCTGGCGGCGGTGTTTCGCACCATCGTTGAACTGCTCGCCGCGATCCCCAGCGTCGTTTACGGCCTCTGGGGCATTTATGTGGTGATCCCGGCCATCCGCCCGCTGACGGCGTGGCTGAATACCGAGCTCGGCTGGATTCCTTTTTTCGGCACCTCCTTGAGCGGGCCGGGCCTGTTACCGGCAGCACTGGTACTGGCGATTATGATTCTGCCGACCATCGCCGCCGTTTCCCAGGACGCCCTCACGGGTGTGCCGATGAAAACCAAGCAAGCCGCCTACGGCATGGGCACCACCCACTGGGAAGCGATTCTCAAGGTAATGGTGCCATCCGCCGCCACCGGTATCTTTGGTTCCCTGGTGCTGGGCCTCGGCCGCGCATTGGGTGAAACCATGGCCCTGGCCATGCTGGTGGGTAACGCGAACAACATCTCCCTTTCGCTGTTTGCCCCGGCCAATACGCTGGCGGCCTTGTTGGCGCTGAACTTCCCCGAAGCCGGCCCGAACGAGATCGAAGTGTTGATGTACGCCGCACTGGTGCTGATGTTTATCACGCTGCTGGTAAACATTATCGGTTCGATGATCATGGTCTACGCCCAGCGGGGGACTAAATAA
- the pstS gene encoding phosphate ABC transporter substrate-binding protein PstS, producing MKRLMKSAALAVAVSLSATSVFAAESVRLTGSGASFPAPIYLTWFKDFSKKTEGVTVDYQSKGSGAGVQDFLNKTVDFAASDSAMKDEDIAKVAEGAQLLPMTAGEIVLAFNLPGNPKELKLPRDVYSNIFLGKITKWNDPKIAAANPGLKLPDMPITVVVRADSSGTTAVFTKHLAAINPEFQKDLGEGNTVNWPASDKFIKSPKNDGVTATVRQTPGAIGYIEYGFAKLAKVDFAQLQNKAGKYVVPNAESGAEALAAVKMPESLVAWLPDPDGAKSYPITSYTWMIFRKKNESPAKAKAMREMVEYSLTEGQKIADSMGYIPLPPSVVDQVRKASANIQ from the coding sequence ATGAAACGTCTGATGAAGTCTGCTGCACTCGCCGTCGCGGTTTCTCTTAGTGCCACCTCGGTATTTGCGGCGGAAAGCGTCCGCCTGACAGGTTCTGGTGCAAGTTTCCCGGCCCCTATCTACCTCACCTGGTTCAAGGACTTCAGCAAGAAGACCGAAGGTGTCACGGTTGACTACCAGTCCAAGGGCAGCGGTGCGGGCGTACAGGACTTCCTGAACAAGACCGTCGATTTCGCCGCCAGTGACTCGGCAATGAAAGACGAAGACATCGCCAAGGTGGCTGAAGGCGCGCAACTGTTGCCGATGACCGCGGGCGAGATCGTGCTGGCGTTCAACCTGCCGGGCAATCCTAAAGAGCTCAAGTTGCCGCGCGATGTTTACTCCAACATCTTCCTGGGCAAGATCACCAAGTGGAACGATCCTAAGATCGCCGCTGCCAACCCAGGCCTGAAACTGCCTGACATGCCGATCACCGTGGTTGTGCGTGCAGACTCCAGCGGCACCACCGCTGTGTTCACCAAGCACTTGGCTGCGATCAACCCTGAGTTCCAGAAGGACTTGGGCGAAGGCAACACCGTTAACTGGCCCGCCAGCGACAAGTTCATCAAATCGCCGAAAAACGATGGCGTAACCGCGACCGTTCGCCAGACTCCAGGCGCCATCGGCTACATCGAATACGGCTTCGCCAAACTGGCCAAGGTCGACTTCGCCCAGTTGCAGAACAAGGCCGGTAAATACGTTGTGCCTAACGCCGAAAGCGGTGCAGAAGCCCTGGCTGCGGTGAAAATGCCGGAAAGCCTGGTGGCCTGGTTGCCGGATCCGGATGGCGCCAAGTCCTACCCGATCACTTCCTACACCTGGATGATCTTCCGCAAGAAAAACGAGAGCCCGGCCAAAGCCAAGGCCATGCGTGAAATGGTCGAGTACAGCCTGACCGAAGGCCAGAAAATCGCTGATTCGATGGGCTACATCCCGCTGCCGCCATCGGTTGTCGATCAAGTTCGCAAAGCTTCCGCCAACATTCAGTAA